One Streptomyces sp. R28 DNA window includes the following coding sequences:
- the yaaA gene encoding peroxide stress protein YaaA, which translates to MLVLLPPSEGKASSGRGAPLKLESLSLPGLSEAREAVLSELVELCGGDEGKARDVLGLSEGLRGEVGKNAELRTAGARPAGEIYTGVLYDALDLASLDTAAKRRAARSLLVFSGLWGAVRVNDRIPSYRCSMGVKLPALGALGTYWRAPMAQVLPEAAGDGLVLDLRSSAYAAAWKPKGEVASRTATVRVLHAPTRKVVSHFNKATKGRIVRSLLTAGAAPGGPAELVEALRDLGYEVEVEAPAKAGKAWSLDVLVAEIH; encoded by the coding sequence GTGCTTGTCCTGCTGCCGCCTTCCGAAGGCAAGGCCTCGTCCGGTCGGGGTGCGCCGCTGAAGCTGGAGTCGTTGTCCTTGCCGGGGCTGAGCGAGGCCCGGGAAGCCGTGCTGAGCGAGCTGGTCGAGCTGTGCGGCGGCGACGAGGGCAAGGCGCGGGACGTACTCGGGCTGAGTGAGGGGCTGCGGGGCGAGGTCGGCAAGAACGCCGAGCTGCGCACGGCCGGGGCGCGGCCCGCCGGGGAGATCTACACCGGGGTGCTGTACGACGCCCTCGACCTGGCGTCGCTGGACACGGCGGCGAAGCGGCGGGCGGCTCGCTCGCTGCTCGTGTTCTCGGGGCTCTGGGGTGCGGTGCGCGTCAACGACCGCATCCCCTCCTACCGCTGCTCGATGGGCGTGAAGCTGCCCGCCCTCGGCGCGCTCGGCACGTACTGGCGGGCGCCGATGGCGCAGGTGCTGCCCGAGGCTGCCGGGGACGGGCTGGTGCTGGATCTGCGGTCGTCGGCGTACGCGGCGGCGTGGAAGCCGAAGGGCGAGGTGGCCTCGCGGACGGCGACGGTACGGGTGCTGCACGCGCCGACGCGGAAGGTCGTCAGCCACTTCAACAAGGCGACGAAGGGGCGGATCGTACGGAGTCTGCTGACGGCGGGGGCGGCTCCCGGTGGGCCGGCCGAGCTGGTCGAGGCGCTGCGGGACCTCGGGTACGAGGTGGAGGTCGAGGCGCCCGCGAAGGCCGGGAAGGCGTGGTCGCTGGATGTGCTGGTGGCGGAGATCCACTAG
- a CDS encoding MerR family transcriptional regulator — protein MRIGELAAAVGVTTRTVRHYHHQGLLPEPERRPNGYRDYTLRHAVVLARIRRLTELGLALAEVRDVLAEDAGKDLVEVLTELDEDLARQEAAIRERRARLRALLETEGGLPAEGPVSPQLAALFEDMAHVVADSPMAAKDREMLALIETTAGPEGREQLLGALEGALARPGGQERALAAYALLDELADADPGDPRVDEAARALADCLPRDLFPEPLEVDPDNSFLRAFYADFAPAQAEAIRRTLRMLVEGSEP, from the coding sequence ATGCGGATCGGAGAACTCGCCGCCGCCGTCGGCGTCACCACGCGGACCGTGCGGCACTACCACCATCAGGGGCTGCTGCCCGAGCCGGAGCGGCGCCCGAACGGGTATCGGGACTACACGCTGCGGCATGCCGTCGTGCTGGCGCGGATCCGGCGGCTGACCGAGTTGGGGCTGGCGCTCGCGGAGGTGCGGGACGTACTCGCCGAGGATGCCGGGAAGGATCTCGTGGAGGTGCTCACCGAGCTCGATGAGGATCTTGCCCGGCAGGAGGCCGCCATCCGGGAGCGGCGGGCGCGGCTGCGGGCGCTGCTGGAGACGGAGGGCGGGCTGCCCGCCGAAGGGCCCGTGTCGCCCCAACTGGCCGCGCTGTTCGAGGACATGGCGCATGTCGTCGCCGACTCGCCCATGGCCGCCAAGGACCGCGAGATGCTCGCGTTGATCGAGACCACGGCGGGTCCCGAGGGGCGGGAGCAGCTCCTGGGTGCGTTGGAGGGTGCGCTCGCCCGGCCGGGTGGGCAGGAACGGGCCCTTGCCGCCTACGCCCTGCTCGACGAACTCGCCGACGCCGACCCCGGCGATCCGCGCGTGGACGAGGCGGCCCGTGCCCTCGCCGACTGCCTGCCCCGCGACCTGTTCCCGGAGCCGCTGGAGGTCGACCCCGACAACAGTTTCCTGCGCGCCTTCTACGCCGACTTCGCCCCGGCGCAGGCGGAGGCCATCCGCCGAACCCTGCGGATGCTCGTGGAAGGGAGTGAGCCGTGA
- a CDS encoding Uma2 family endonuclease has protein sequence MCAMAQDPITQKLLLDWFVDMDTPEGLRVELIEGEVVVTPMPDGHHEHCISRIVEQVHRRSHTDMQFSGHKGLKLKHAEGYPQDHVIPDGTFAPEELRLNRGADPWMPCEGAAMVLEVTSSTPQTDREIKRRCYARGGIPLYLLVDRETAWITLFSDPESGDYQELRAVAFGKPIVLPQPFAFDLDTADFL, from the coding sequence ATGTGCGCCATGGCACAGGATCCGATCACGCAGAAGCTCCTGCTGGACTGGTTCGTCGACATGGACACCCCGGAGGGGCTCCGCGTGGAGCTGATCGAGGGGGAAGTCGTCGTGACCCCGATGCCGGACGGGCATCACGAGCACTGCATCAGCCGCATCGTGGAGCAGGTGCATCGGCGATCTCACACCGACATGCAGTTCTCCGGGCACAAGGGGCTGAAGCTGAAGCATGCGGAGGGCTACCCACAGGACCACGTGATCCCGGACGGCACGTTCGCTCCCGAGGAGCTGAGGCTCAACCGGGGGGCCGATCCCTGGATGCCGTGTGAAGGAGCCGCCATGGTGCTGGAGGTCACGTCCTCGACACCACAGACCGACCGCGAGATCAAGCGCCGCTGTTACGCCCGCGGCGGCATCCCGCTCTACCTGCTCGTCGACCGAGAGACCGCGTGGATCACGCTGTTCAGCGACCCGGAGTCGGGCGACTACCAAGAGCTCCGCGCCGTGGCCTTCGGTAAACCGATCGTTCTGCCCCAGCCTTTCGCCTTCGACCTGGACACGGCGGACTTTCTCTGA
- the eda gene encoding bifunctional 4-hydroxy-2-oxoglutarate aldolase/2-dehydro-3-deoxy-phosphogluconate aldolase: MSSPLPASVLDLAPVVPVVVVDDPSDAVPLARALVAGGLPAIEVTLRTPAGLEAIRAIADAVPDAAVGAGTVITPEQVRESVAAGARFLVSPGWTDALLAAMRASGVPCLPGVSTTSEVVALLERGVREMKFFPAEAAGGTAYLKSLYGPLPQARFCPTGGIGPASAPGYLALPNVGCVGGSWMLPADAVAARDWERVEALAREAAGLRADSAQGSGAQV, from the coding sequence ATGTCCTCTCCCCTGCCTGCCTCCGTGCTGGATCTCGCGCCCGTCGTGCCCGTCGTCGTGGTCGACGACCCCTCCGACGCCGTACCCCTGGCCCGGGCCCTGGTCGCGGGCGGGCTGCCCGCGATCGAGGTGACGTTGCGGACGCCGGCCGGACTGGAGGCGATCCGGGCGATCGCCGACGCGGTGCCGGACGCGGCGGTCGGGGCCGGCACCGTGATCACGCCGGAGCAGGTGCGGGAGTCGGTCGCGGCCGGGGCCCGCTTCCTGGTCAGTCCCGGCTGGACGGACGCACTCCTGGCCGCCATGCGTGCGTCGGGGGTGCCGTGTCTGCCGGGGGTGTCGACCACGTCCGAGGTGGTGGCGCTGCTGGAGCGCGGGGTGCGGGAGATGAAGTTCTTCCCGGCCGAGGCCGCGGGCGGTACGGCGTATCTCAAGTCGTTGTACGGGCCGTTGCCGCAGGCCCGGTTCTGCCCGACGGGCGGGATCGGCCCGGCGTCGGCCCCCGGATATCTCGCGCTGCCCAACGTCGGGTGCGTGGGCGGGAGTTGGATGCTTCCGGCGGACGCGGTGGCGGCGCGGGACTGGGAGCGGGTCGAGGCGCTGGCGCGGGAGGCGGCGGGGCTGCGGGCCGACAGCGCCCAGGG
- a CDS encoding AraC family transcriptional regulator, whose protein sequence is MGEQALWTRARLGRDGPPLDLLTARFNRHVYAPHAHDEFTIGVCVGGSEIIDYRGGRIRPSPGSIVVLAPGEMHTGGPAASEGYAYRALYAKTSLLTDGTLGSGTPHFRNPLLDDPDLAAALRRTHTELAACPDPLEAESRIPWLLTALARRHSTARAASDTVTGAGHIARTVRDRLADELTAPPSLAALATDLGLSRYQLLRAFRTTMGIPPYAWLAQYRVNRARGLLESGLRPADVAPLVGFADQAHLTRWFRRVLGVTPAAYRNSVQDGGV, encoded by the coding sequence GTGGGTGAACAGGCGCTGTGGACCAGGGCGCGGCTCGGCCGGGACGGCCCTCCGCTCGACTTGCTGACGGCCCGCTTCAACCGGCACGTGTACGCCCCGCACGCCCATGACGAGTTCACGATCGGCGTCTGCGTCGGCGGCAGCGAGATCATCGACTACCGGGGTGGCCGCATACGCCCCAGCCCCGGCTCCATCGTCGTACTGGCACCGGGCGAGATGCACACAGGCGGACCGGCCGCGTCCGAGGGCTACGCCTACCGAGCCCTGTACGCCAAGACGTCCCTACTGACCGACGGCACCCTAGGCTCCGGCACCCCGCACTTCCGCAACCCCCTCCTCGACGACCCCGACCTGGCCGCCGCCCTACGCCGCACACACACAGAACTGGCCGCCTGCCCCGACCCGTTGGAGGCAGAGTCCCGCATTCCGTGGCTGCTCACGGCCCTGGCCCGCCGCCACTCCACGGCCCGCGCGGCGAGCGACACGGTCACGGGAGCCGGCCACATCGCGCGGACGGTCCGAGACCGCCTGGCCGACGAACTCACCGCCCCACCCTCCCTCGCGGCCCTGGCCACGGACCTCGGCCTCTCCCGCTACCAGCTGCTGCGCGCCTTCCGTACGACGATGGGGATACCGCCGTACGCCTGGCTGGCCCAGTACCGGGTGAACCGGGCGCGCGGTCTGCTGGAGTCCGGTCTGCGCCCGGCCGATGTCGCCCCGCTGGTCGGCTTCGCGGACCAGGCGCACCTCACCCGCTGGTTCCGCCGGGTGCTGGGAGTGACCCCGGCGGCGTACCGCAACAGCGTTCAAGACGGCGGAGTGTGA
- a CDS encoding RNB domain-containing ribonuclease → MPRRHIRVTGAPEAPLRAALTTLRTELGLFGTFPAEVLAEAERTANAPALPSYDATDVPFFTIDPPTSTDLDQAMHLSRQGTGYRVRYAIADVAAFVVPSGPLDREAHRRVTTLYFPDERIPLHPQLLSEGAASLLPDQVRPAVLWTIDLDAEGRTLAVDVRRALVRSRAKLDYDGVQKQIDGGTAEEPLALLKEIGELRERLEVERGGISLNVPEQEIVERAPDHDPDRAPDGDRMYELAYRAPHPADGWNAQISLLTGMAAADLMLASGTGVLRTLPAAPDGAVGRLRRTAHALHIDWPHHVSYAGLVRSLDPHRPPHAAFLQECTTLLRGAGYTVFRSGALPDITTHSAVAAPYAHCTAPLRRLADRYAAEICLAAVAGQAVPDWVVAALDELPARMAEGSRRAGTVERECVDLVEAALLKDRVGEVFDGWVVDVDERRPAVGVVQLESPAVIGRIEAADGEQLPLGERLRARLTQADPAVATGAPKVRFAPV, encoded by the coding sequence ATGCCCCGCCGCCACATCCGAGTGACCGGCGCCCCCGAGGCCCCCCTCCGGGCCGCCCTCACCACGCTGCGTACCGAACTAGGCCTCTTCGGGACCTTCCCCGCCGAGGTGCTGGCGGAGGCCGAGCGGACCGCGAACGCCCCCGCGCTCCCGTCGTACGACGCCACCGACGTTCCCTTCTTCACCATCGACCCGCCCACCTCCACCGACCTCGACCAGGCGATGCACCTGTCCCGGCAGGGCACCGGCTACCGCGTCCGGTACGCCATCGCGGACGTCGCCGCCTTCGTCGTACCGTCGGGCCCGCTCGACCGCGAAGCCCACCGGCGGGTGACCACCCTCTACTTCCCGGACGAGCGGATCCCGCTGCACCCCCAGCTGCTGAGCGAGGGCGCGGCGAGCCTGCTCCCGGATCAGGTTCGACCGGCCGTCCTGTGGACGATCGACCTCGACGCGGAGGGCCGTACGCTCGCCGTCGACGTCCGCCGCGCCCTGGTCCGCAGCCGGGCCAAGCTCGACTACGACGGCGTACAGAAGCAGATCGACGGTGGAACCGCCGAGGAGCCGCTGGCGCTGCTGAAGGAGATCGGGGAGCTGCGGGAGCGGCTGGAGGTGGAGCGGGGCGGGATCTCACTCAACGTGCCCGAGCAGGAGATCGTCGAGCGCGCCCCCGACCACGACCCCGACCGTGCCCCCGACGGCGATCGGATGTACGAGCTCGCCTACCGCGCACCACACCCCGCCGACGGCTGGAACGCCCAGATCTCCCTGCTGACCGGGATGGCCGCCGCCGACCTGATGCTGGCGAGCGGCACCGGCGTCCTGCGCACCCTCCCCGCCGCCCCCGACGGCGCGGTGGGCCGCCTGCGCCGTACCGCCCACGCCCTGCACATCGACTGGCCGCACCACGTCTCGTACGCCGGACTCGTCCGCTCCCTCGACCCGCACCGCCCACCCCACGCGGCCTTCCTCCAGGAGTGCACGACCCTGTTGCGCGGCGCCGGATACACGGTCTTCCGGAGCGGTGCCCTGCCCGACATCACCACGCACTCCGCAGTGGCCGCCCCCTACGCCCACTGCACGGCCCCACTGCGCCGCCTCGCCGACCGGTACGCCGCCGAGATCTGCCTGGCCGCTGTCGCCGGTCAGGCGGTGCCCGACTGGGTGGTGGCCGCCCTCGACGAGCTGCCCGCCCGCATGGCCGAGGGTTCGCGGCGGGCGGGCACGGTGGAGCGGGAGTGCGTCGACCTCGTGGAGGCGGCGCTGCTGAAGGACCGGGTGGGGGAGGTGTTCGACGGCTGGGTGGTGGACGTGGACGAGCGTCGACCCGCCGTCGGAGTGGTGCAGTTGGAGTCCCCGGCGGTGATCGGCAGGATCGAGGCCGCGGACGGAGAACAGCTGCCGCTGGGGGAGCGGCTCAGAGCCCGCCTCACCCAGGCTGATCCGGCAGTGGCGACGGGAGCGCCGAAGGTCCGCTTCGCGCCAGTGTGA